The genomic region GGGTGCTTATAATGCGAATAGAGTTTCTCCAGCACAAGTACCTCGGGCCTGTATTCAGTGATGATCTCCTCGAGATTGCTGAAGATATCCTTCACCCTTGAAGAGATGCTCTCGCCCGTCGACGTCCTGACGACCCCGGCCTCCAGAAGCCTCATATCATCCGTGCTTTCGGCTTCAACAAGGCCGTACCCTGTCCTCAAAAGTCCTGGATCGATCCCTAATATTCTCACAAATCCGTTCCGCGCGCGGTCCGCACGCCTTATTTTTTCTCGTCCTCGACCTGTTTGATGATATCGTCCGGGATATCGAAGTTCGCGTACACGTTCTGTACGTCATCATTATCCTCAAGGTCCTCCACAAGCGCCAGTATCTTTTTCGCGGTTTCCTTGTCCCCGACCTTTATCTCGTTCTTCGGTATCATGCTGAGCTCCTCGGACTCGATCTTGACCTTTTTCTGGGTCAGTCCCGTCCTTACCTTATCAAAATCCTGCGCCTCGCATATTATCTCGAAATAATCATCGTCAGACTTGAGGTCCTCCGCCCCCGCGTCGAGGGCTATTGAAAGAAGGTCCTCTTCGTTGGCATCGGTCGTTTTCACCATAAAAACGCCTTTTTTCTCGAACTGGAAGGCCACGGACCCGGCGCCTGCCATATTACCGCCGCGTTTGGTGAACGCGCTCCTCACCTCGCTGGTCGTCCGGTTCTTGTTGTCCGTGAGACCCTCGACAATTATCGCCACGCCTCCGGGCGCGTATCCCTCGAAAGAGACCGTCTCATATGTGGTCCCCTCAAGCTCCCCGGTACCTTTCTTAACACCGCGGTCGATGTTGTCCGACGGCATATTCGCCTCTTTAGCTTTTTGGATGGCAAGCCTGAGCCGGGGATTTCCGTCGGGATCTCCGCCGCCTTCCCTGGCAGCGACCGTTATCTCCCTTATGAGCTTTGTGAAAAGCTTTCCCCTCTTAGCGTCAAGAGCCCCTTTTTTGTGTTTAATACTTGCCCATTTTGAATGCCCGGACATATATCTTCCTCCTTTTACCTTCCTTGTATATCAAGCGCTAAGCCCGGACACTCCCGGACCCGGTGCTTTATTTTCATCAATGCTGATGCTGTTCTTCCCACTCTTTCTTAGCTTCCGCGATGATCTTCTGCGCGATGTTCGGCGGTACCGGGTCATAGTGGGAGAACGCCATGGTGTATGTAGCCCTTCCGCCCGTGAGGGATTTAAGCTCGTTCGCGTATTTATACATTTCCTCCAGCGGCAGCTGGGCCTTGACGACCTGCATCCCGCCTTCGGAGTCCATACCCTGCACCCTTCCCCTGCGCGAGCTTAAGGACCCCGTAATATCGCCCATGTTCTCTTCCGGAACAGTGAGCTCAACGTTCATGACCGGTTCGAGGAGCACCGGCTTCGCCTGTTCGAAACATTCCTTGAACGCGTGCGCCGCGGCGATCTGGAACGCTATATCCTTGGAATCCACAGGATGTGTTTTTCCGTCGTACACCATCACGCGTACGTCAACCACCGGGTGGCCCGCTATTATACCTTTGGCCATGGCGTTAATAACTCCCTTTTCACAACTTCCCACGAACTGTTTCGGTATGGCCCCGCCTACCACTTCGTCAACGAACTCGAACCCTCCACCACGCGGCATCGGCTCTATCTTCATCCATACTTCAGCGAACTGCCCGGCCCCGCCGGATTGTTTCTTATGCCTGTACTTGGCGTCTCCCTTACCCGTAATGGTCTCTTTATAAGCCACTTTCGGGGTACCTATCTCGACATCCACACCGTATTTGTTCTTCATACGCGCGAGTACCGTCTTGAGATGCAGTTCCCCCATCCCCGAGACCACGAGTTCATGTGTCGCCTCGTCCAGCGCCATATGGAACGTCGGGTCCTCTTCCGAAAGCTTTGTGAGCACGTTGGATATCTTGTCCTCATCGGACCGGCTTTTCGGCTTTATTGAGAAACTTATGGCCGCTTCCGGGAACTTAATGGCCTTGAACCTGACCACGTGCTTTTCGTCCGACAATGTGTCACCCGTATGAGTATCCTTGAGTTTCGCCACCGCGCATATATCCCCCGCTACCGCTCCATCCGCCGGCACCTGGTCCTTCCCTTTCAGGAAAAATATCTGCCCGAGCTTTTCCTGGCCCTCCCTTACGGTGTTGGTCGCGCTCTGCCCGGTCGCTATCTTGCCGGAACGTATACGAAATATGGATATACGGCCGGCGTAAGGGTCCGATATGGTCTTGAACACCTGCGCGGAGAACGGCGCGTCTTCCTTAGGCTCTACAACGTTCAAAGCGCCTTCCTCTCCTCCTTCTATCTCGGCGGCAGCCGCGTCCAGTGGCGATGGAAAATAATCCTTTATGATATCCATGACCCCTTCCACCCCGATCTCTTTCTCGCTGGAGACAGGGATGACCGGCATGATCTTGCCGGAGACAACACCTTGCCGGAACGCGCGCTTCAGGTCCTCATCCGACAGGGCGCCTTCTTCCAGGTATTTCTCTAAAAGGGCGTCGTCAGATTCCGCGACACCTTCGGTCATTTCGCCGGAAAGCGTTTCGGCCTTTGCTTTGTCCCCGGGCGCGAGGGCATCTATACCCTTTTTTGTCAAAAGATTGGCGACTCCCTTGAATGAAGGCCCCTGCCCATCTGGATAACAATATGCCACGCAGTTCTTGCCCAGCGTGTTCTTTATGCTCTCGAACACTTTGTCAAAATCAGCGTTGTCCTTATCCATGCGGCTTATCACGATAAGCGCCGGGAGGTTCCTCTCCTGCGCGTATTTCCAGAACTTCGTAGTGCCCACCTGCATGCCGCTCACGGAATCGATCATCAATATCGCCGCGTCAGCCGCGTTCACGGCCGCGAACACCTCACCGGAATAATCGAGGTATCCGGGCGCGTCCAACACGTTGACCTTGACCTCGTCCTTTTCGTAAAAAGCCACGCTGAGGTTTATGGAATTCTTTCGCTCTTTTTCGTCGTCATTATAATCGGATACCGATGTCCCGTCATCCACGCTACCCTTCCGGGAGATGGACCCTCCCTTGAAAAGCAGGTTTTCCAAAAGAGTTGTTTTACCGGCTCCGGAATGGGAAAGCAATACGACGTTACGGATGTCTTTGGTTGAAACAGTCACCTGGATACCTCCTTATGTTAGTGTTGGACGGAAGATATTCAAATAAGCACCGGCGGCACGCGTAACGCGCTGACGGGTAATGCCTTCTTAGAACAGGCTTTTACTGGTTGTTACTATAATAGTGACAGTAATTTATTATAAGAGGATGGTTTTTTTTGTCAAGGAATTACAGTATGGCGTCCTGGCCGGGGCCCGCTTCTTCTACCTTCTCCCGGGAGCCGTAGAACCCGGCCTCACCTGTATCTTTGTCAACGACTACCGCCACACGTTCTATCCTTTCCCCGGATACCGGCATCCATTCTTTCACCAGATACACCACATGCCAGTAGTCGCCCACATCTATCGC from Candidatus Omnitrophota bacterium harbors:
- the fusA gene encoding elongation factor G, with amino-acid sequence MTVSTKDIRNVVLLSHSGAGKTTLLENLLFKGGSISRKGSVDDGTSVSDYNDDEKERKNSINLSVAFYEKDEVKVNVLDAPGYLDYSGEVFAAVNAADAAILMIDSVSGMQVGTTKFWKYAQERNLPALIVISRMDKDNADFDKVFESIKNTLGKNCVAYCYPDGQGPSFKGVANLLTKKGIDALAPGDKAKAETLSGEMTEGVAESDDALLEKYLEEGALSDEDLKRAFRQGVVSGKIMPVIPVSSEKEIGVEGVMDIIKDYFPSPLDAAAAEIEGGEEGALNVVEPKEDAPFSAQVFKTISDPYAGRISIFRIRSGKIATGQSATNTVREGQEKLGQIFFLKGKDQVPADGAVAGDICAVAKLKDTHTGDTLSDEKHVVRFKAIKFPEAAISFSIKPKSRSDEDKISNVLTKLSEEDPTFHMALDEATHELVVSGMGELHLKTVLARMKNKYGVDVEIGTPKVAYKETITGKGDAKYRHKKQSGGAGQFAEVWMKIEPMPRGGGFEFVDEVVGGAIPKQFVGSCEKGVINAMAKGIIAGHPVVDVRVMVYDGKTHPVDSKDIAFQIAAAHAFKECFEQAKPVLLEPVMNVELTVPEENMGDITGSLSSRRGRVQGMDSEGGMQVVKAQLPLEEMYKYANELKSLTGGRATYTMAFSHYDPVPPNIAQKIIAEAKKEWEEQHQH
- a CDS encoding YebC/PmpR family DNA-binding transcriptional regulator, encoding MSGHSKWASIKHKKGALDAKRGKLFTKLIREITVAAREGGGDPDGNPRLRLAIQKAKEANMPSDNIDRGVKKGTGELEGTTYETVSFEGYAPGGVAIIVEGLTDNKNRTTSEVRSAFTKRGGNMAGAGSVAFQFEKKGVFMVKTTDANEEDLLSIALDAGAEDLKSDDDYFEIICEAQDFDKVRTGLTQKKVKIESEELSMIPKNEIKVGDKETAKKILALVEDLEDNDDVQNVYANFDIPDDIIKQVEDEKK